From one Eucalyptus grandis isolate ANBG69807.140 chromosome 9, ASM1654582v1, whole genome shotgun sequence genomic stretch:
- the LOC120286347 gene encoding bifunctional aspartate aminotransferase and glutamate/aspartate-prephenate aminotransferase-like has protein sequence MIWMVKAQGGPGQMDVDLTLSSRVDAVKPCKTLAILDQATDLLKAGVPVIMLAAGEPDFDTPSVIAEAGINAIREGYTKYTSNAGTLELRTAICQKLKEENGISYTPDQVVVSNGAKQSILQAVLAVCSPGDEVIIPAPFWVSYPEIARLADTTPVIVPTSISGNFLMDYKLLEATLTEKSRLLILCSPSNPTGSVYPKKLLEEIAKIVAKHPRLLVLSDEIYEHIIYAPAAHTSFASLPGMWERTLTVNGFSKAFAMTGWRLGYIAGPKHFISACAKIQSQFTSSASSIAQKAALAALSMGYAGGKTVETMVKAFRERRDFLVKSFGELEGVKYSEPEGAFYLFIDLSCYYGAEVEGFSVINGSESLCRYLLDRAQVALLPGGACGDDTCIRISYASSLATLQEAFRRIKKALLTLRPSVPV, from the exons ATGATTTGGA TGGTGAAAGCACAAGGTGGTCCAGGACAAATGGATGTTGACCTCACTCTGAGTTCAAGGGTAGATGCTGTGAAGCCTTGTAAAACATTGGCTATACTTGACCAGGCGACTGATCTTTTAAAAGCTGGTGTACCTGTTATTATGTTAGCAGCTGGAGAACCTGATTTTGATACACCTTCTGTCATAGCAGAG GCTGGAATTAATGCTATTCGAGAAGGCTATACAAAATATACATCAAATGCCGGCACATTGGAACTCCGCACAGCGATCTGTCAGAAGCTAAAAg AGGAGAATGGCATCTCATATACACCAGATCAGGTTGTTGTTAGTAATGGTGCCAAACAGAGCATTCTTCAGGCAGTTTTGGCGGTCTGTTCTCCAGGAGATGAG GTTATAATTCCAGCTCCCTTTTGGGTGAGTTACCCAGAAATAGCACGGCTTGCTGACACCACACCTGTTATTGTTCCGACAAGCATCTCTGGGAATTTCTTGATGGACTATAAGCTTCTCGAAGCCACGCTTACTGAGAAATCCAGgcttctgattctttgttctccATCAAATCCAACAGGGTCTGTGTACCCCAAAAAATTACTTGAAGAGATTGCTAAGATTGTTGCGAAGCATCCCAGGCTTTTG GTACTGTCTGATGAAATATATGAACACATTATATATGCCCCAGCTGCACATACAAGTTTTGCATCTTTGCCAGGCATGTGGGAGAGGACACTCACTGTCAATGGGTTTTCTAAG GCGTTCGCAATGACTGGCTGGAGGCTTGGTTATATTGCTGGTCCAAAACACTTCATTTCAGCTTGTGCAAAGATCCAGAGCCAG TTTACTTCAAGTGCCAGTAGCATAGCTCAAAAGGCCGCACTTGCCGCTCTGTCGATGGGATATGCCGGAGGCAAAACTGTCGAGACTATGGTAAAAGCTTTTAGGGAACGGCGAGATTTCTTGGTTAAAAGCTTTGGGGAACTGGAGGGTGTGAAGTATTCAGAACCTGAG GGAGCCTTCTATCTTTTCATCGACTTAAGTTGTTATTATGGAGCTGAAGTTGAAGGCTTCAGTGTAATCAATGGCTCGGAGTCACTTTGCCGATACCTGCTTGACAGGGCCCAG GTTGCGTTGCTCCCGGGGGGTGCATGTGGGGATGACACTTGCATCCGCATCTCTTATGCCTCTTCCCTCGCGACTCTACAGGAGGCTTTCAGGAGGATTAAGAAAGCACTCCTCACATTGAGACCTTCTGTCCCGGTTTGA
- the LOC104420253 gene encoding LOW QUALITY PROTEIN: trafficking protein particle complex subunit 12-like (The sequence of the model RefSeq protein was modified relative to this genomic sequence to represent the inferred CDS: inserted 1 base in 1 codon), whose amino-acid sequence MEEPPTSPPPPIGDPLTNPSASFSSLDDLAHELASLDDLASRGSWRSVLDKVARARSLSLLRHPHDHLAYLSYNALALAKLRRFADASTELESLQDLESPEYKYESYPQIYPGRSGSMVPFCLRWLNCVIPIKLGSRQDGLDRFYALLDFVRGKLEERRNKGSSEEDESVSAWRRREVLVMNSIVGNHLSYKEFSVCLDLIRDMFRRGYSEDPVLVSRLGYIQMQIGDLEGAKSSFKQIEGMASEGKGRGSLSEVELKNLVNRNKAMLYLVGKDYVSAVREYEECIERDDSDVVAINNKALCLMYLRDLSDSIKVLENALERVPTFALNESLVVNLCSMYELAYVNHSDIKKTLSTXIARVAPDDFDSSCTRI is encoded by the exons ATGGAAGAACCTCcgacgt cgccgccgccgccgatcggcGACCCGCTGACCAACCCGTCCGCCTCCTTCTCCTCCCTCGACGACCTCGCCCACGAGCTCGCGTCCCTCGACGACCTCGCCAGCCGCGGCTCGTGGCGGTCCGTCCTCGACAAGGTCGCCCGCGCCCggtccctctccctcctccggCACCCCCACGACCACCTCGCCTACCTCTCCTACaacgccctcgccctcgccaagCTCCGTCGCTTCGCCGACGCCTCCACCGAGCTCGAGTCCCTCCAGGATCTCGAGTCCCCCGAGTACAAGTACGAGTCCTACCCACAAATCTACCCTGGCCGGTCCGGCTCGATGGTGCCCTTCTGCCTCCGGTGGCTGAACTGCGTGATCCCGATCAAGTTGGGCAGCCGCCAGGATGGGTTGGATCGGTTCTACGCGCTTCTGGATTTCGTCAGAGGGAAATTGGAGGAGAGAAGGAACAAGGGTTCGTCCGAGGAGGACGAGTCGGTGAGCGcttggaggaggagggaggttCTGGTGATGAATAGCATCGTGGGTAATCATTTGAGTTATAAGGAGTTCAGTGTGTGCTTGGATTTGATCAGGGATATGTTTAGGAGGGGTTATTCAGAGGACCCGGTTTTGGTGTCGAGGTTGGGGtatattcagatgcagatcgGGGATCTGGAGGGCGCAAAGAGCTCGTTTAAGCAGATCGAGGGGATGGCGAGCGAAGGGAAGGGTCGTGGGTCGTTGAGTGAGGTTGAGCTGAAGAATCTTGTGAATAGAAATAAGGCCATGTTGTATTTGGTGGGGAAGGATTATGTGTCGGCTGTGAGGGAGTATGAGGAGTGTATCGAAAGAGATGATTCGGATGTGGTGGCGATCAACAATAAGGCGCTTTGTTTGATGTATTTGAGGGACTTGTCGGATTCAATTAAGGTGTTGGAGAACGCGCTTGAAAGGGTTCCTACCTTTGCCTTGAATGAGTCTCTGGTGGTGAATCTGTGTAGTATGTACGAGTTGGCATATGTCAATCATTCGGATATTAAGAAGACTTTGAGCA TGATTGCGCGAGTGGCTCCAGATGATTTTGATTCATCGTGTACCAGGATTTGA